CTTTATGGCGAGGTCAGTCACACATCAAAGTCCTAATAACACTTTCCAGTCCTTTAATCTTATATTCCAACATTAAAGCCATGAACATACCCAGCTCATTATCGGAAAGTCCTTACTTTTAGTAAATTACTTCGGATCGAAGCAAATTTTAAACTGATCCTCTCAATTCTGAGAGTTCATTTCCTCCTTGAATTGTAAAATTCTACCAAGCAGAAAATCGACAAAAAGCGCTTAAGCCCTTACAAACAGAGGGCACTACTCTGGTCTGGTCTGGTCAACCACAGCTAGCCAAGTCAAATAAATTGCTTTTTTTATTCTTTCCCCTTGACTTTAATCGAAATCAAATCTTATGATTCAAAAAAATAAACCTATGAACAATCATAATTTTGTTAGTCGAGAGACTTTAAACCCATATCAAGAGAAAAACGAAACACTAACTATCGATCTATCTGAACATAGTCAAACTGATATCTCTTATATAGATGCAGGTAATGCAGGTAATGCAGGTAATGCAGGTAATGCAGGTAACCTTGACACACCTGAAACACCTGAAACACCTGAAACACCTGAAACACCTGAAACACAAATAAAGTGGACAGACAAAAAACCTCTGATTGTTAATAAATTAGCTCCAGTCATGCCTCTAAATCGTATGATGCTACCTACATCGATAAGAGAGTGTATTTTCGAACATGCATACAGGATCAATAATACAGCCCCAGACTTTTCTGCAATCAGCACAATAATCTCTATTGCAGCCATTGCAGGGGGCAATGTTGAAATTCGACCTAAACAAAACGACAACTGGGTTGTTCCACTAACTATATGGGGTGCAATGGTTGCTAACGCTTCAGGTAATAAAACACCATCAGCAAGTTGCGGTATTGGTCCCTTACAACAGGTTCAGGATACTGTAATTTCTAAACAGTCTGGACTTGAAAAACGTGCGTATGAGATTAAAAAATCAATGTATAACCAAAAGGTATCTACTCTGGAGGCTAAGTCCAAACAGGCTTTTGAATCGAATAAAGATGCTGAGGGTATGCGCTACTTAGAAGAGATTGAACAGTTATCGCCGCCGACTGAAGCTCTTGCAAGAAATATATACATCAACGACTGCACTGTTGAAGCATTATGTAAAAGGCTGAAGTCAAACCCTGCTGGCGTATTGCTTTATCGAGATGAATTATCTGGATGGCTTTCTACTCTAAATCAAACAGGTAGGGAGCATGAACGTTCTTTTTACCTTGAAGCTTATAATGGCTCAAAAAATAAATATATTCAGGAAAGGATTAGTCGAGAAAATATTGAGCTAGAACGAGTTATTGTAAATGTTTTCGGGGGAATTCAACCTTCTTTAATACTCCCGCTAGTTACTGAAAAAATGGCGGGGCGTAAGGATGATGGTCTACTTGAACGCTTACTACAAATGTCTGTATATCCCGATTCAAATAAGTCCTTTATCACCGATAAAAGGCCAAATTATTGGTTAATTGAAAAATTGAAAATGATGTATGAGAAAGTAGCAGAATTAAATTCCCCACTCAATCCTACTCAATTTTCATTCAATAGGGATGCTCAATTGATGTGGAACAGGTGGTCTGAACAAGCACTCGAAGAAGAAAAAACAGTTCCAGAACAATGGCAATCTATGTTTGCTAAACGCCCTGCACACTGTGCAAAACTAGCTCTTACTTTTCATTTAATTGATGAAGCTGCTGCACATTCGCAAAATCAACCTTTTGAACCAGCACTAAAAGTTGGGAAGAAAAGTTTGGTTCGAGCAATCTCTTGGATGAAATACTTAAAATCCCACACTAAAAGAATATTAACTATGAGTAATTGCAACACTGTGAGCCCTTCTGCCCTATCACTAGAAAGTAATCTAGCGAAGCTTTACCCCGACTTTACTAAGCACCAGTTATCGCAAAAGGGCTGGAAGAATTTAAAAAAATCGTCAGAGCGAGATGAAGCATTAAAGCTGCTAGAAAAAAAAGGATATATTATTTCAGTAGATAAACCCACGAAAAGATATTTAGTCCATACCGATTATCAGGGAGAGTAACCTGCATCACCTGCATCACCTGCAAAATAATCTCTAAATAAAAGCTCATTCCCATCAAAAAGGTCTGAGCTTATATTTTTAATTTCACAGCTTCAAAGAAAAGTGATCATACATACCCCCTAACATTCACATTCACATTCACATTCACAATGTTTAATTTTGATCAGCCACTCAATTACAACCACCTAAAAAGTTCAAGCCTCAATATTCTTGATGTTTTCTTTTTAATGCAATCACAGCTAAAACAAATTAGGTAATCTACAAATCAATGTTAATCATTTATCCATTCCAAATGATTAGATCTAAAAATATCCATACCTTTCTGACGAATACGATAAATCCAGTCTTTAGCTTGGCAAGTTCCTACCTCAAAATGATCGTTGGTATCAAGGCGCTATCGTCGGTGTTAATACAAACAAGAACAGCACCCTTACGAAAACCAAATTATTAAATTTACCACCGTTACTGAGCTATTCAATTCGATGATTTGCATCCTCTGAATTTAATTATTATATTTATAAAGAGGTGATTATCTAGCCAGCATAGATTTGTCATGACGTTCCTTACATTTCCAAATCGCT
The nucleotide sequence above comes from Photobacterium swingsii. Encoded proteins:
- a CDS encoding DUF3987 domain-containing protein translates to MNNHNFVSRETLNPYQEKNETLTIDLSEHSQTDISYIDAGNAGNAGNAGNAGNLDTPETPETPETPETPETQIKWTDKKPLIVNKLAPVMPLNRMMLPTSIRECIFEHAYRINNTAPDFSAISTIISIAAIAGGNVEIRPKQNDNWVVPLTIWGAMVANASGNKTPSASCGIGPLQQVQDTVISKQSGLEKRAYEIKKSMYNQKVSTLEAKSKQAFESNKDAEGMRYLEEIEQLSPPTEALARNIYINDCTVEALCKRLKSNPAGVLLYRDELSGWLSTLNQTGREHERSFYLEAYNGSKNKYIQERISRENIELERVIVNVFGGIQPSLILPLVTEKMAGRKDDGLLERLLQMSVYPDSNKSFITDKRPNYWLIEKLKMMYEKVAELNSPLNPTQFSFNRDAQLMWNRWSEQALEEEKTVPEQWQSMFAKRPAHCAKLALTFHLIDEAAAHSQNQPFEPALKVGKKSLVRAISWMKYLKSHTKRILTMSNCNTVSPSALSLESNLAKLYPDFTKHQLSQKGWKNLKKSSERDEALKLLEKKGYIISVDKPTKRYLVHTDYQGE